In Ruminococcaceae bacterium BL-6, a genomic segment contains:
- a CDS encoding Phage antirepressor Ant has product MMNDLQIFEDSEFGTLRTVIKNGEPWFVAADVCRALEIGNVPQAVGRLDEDEKGICSIDTLGGKQNLSVVSESGLYSLVLGSRKPSAHTFKRWVTHDVIPSIRKHGLYATPETAEKILGDPDFLIQALTELKQEREKRAAAERRIEAEKPKVLFADSVCASKNSILVGEMAKLLKQNGVDIGEKRFFRWLRENGYLIARYGTDYNMPTQKSMELKIFEIKETSITHSSGTVTVSKTPKINGKGQKYFINKFLGEG; this is encoded by the coding sequence ATGATGAACGATTTACAGATTTTCGAGGATTCAGAGTTTGGCACCCTCCGAACTGTTATCAAAAATGGGGAACCGTGGTTCGTGGCGGCTGATGTGTGCAGGGCACTAGAAATTGGAAATGTGCCGCAGGCTGTTGGAAGGCTGGATGAAGATGAAAAGGGTATATGTTCAATAGATACCCTTGGCGGGAAGCAGAATTTATCGGTTGTTTCCGAATCCGGTCTCTATTCTCTTGTCCTCGGAAGCCGCAAGCCGTCCGCCCACACATTCAAGCGCTGGGTGACGCATGATGTTATCCCATCTATCCGCAAGCATGGCCTTTACGCAACCCCTGAAACCGCTGAAAAGATTTTGGGCGATCCTGATTTTCTCATTCAGGCCCTTACCGAGTTGAAACAAGAGCGCGAAAAGCGGGCCGCAGCAGAGAGAAGAATTGAAGCTGAAAAGCCCAAAGTGCTGTTTGCAGATTCCGTATGCGCTTCCAAAAATTCTATCCTCGTCGGAGAAATGGCGAAATTGCTGAAGCAAAACGGCGTTGATATCGGCGAGAAGCGATTTTTCCGCTGGCTCCGTGAGAATGGATATCTGATTGCGCGATACGGCACCGATTACAACATGCCAACACAGAAATCAATGGAACTCAAAATTTTTGAGATCAAAGAAACGAGCATTACCCATTCGAGCGGAACCGTCACGGTTTCCAAAACACCAAAAATTAACGGGAAAGGCCAAAAATACTTTATCAACAAATTCCTCGGGGAAGGGTGA
- the spoVS gene encoding regulator required for dehydratation of the spore core and assembly of the coat (stage V sporulation) (Evidence 2a : Function from experimental evidences in other organisms; PubMedId : 7559352, 16428420, 18562273; Product type r : regulator): MEVLKVSSKSSPNSVAGAIAGVIRESGTVEVQSVGAGASNQAIKAIAIARGYLAPSGIDIICIPAFASIQIDGEERTAMKLIVEPR; encoded by the coding sequence ATGGAAGTATTGAAAGTATCATCAAAATCTTCACCCAACTCCGTAGCAGGTGCCATCGCGGGCGTGATCCGGGAAAGCGGGACGGTGGAAGTGCAGTCGGTGGGCGCCGGAGCTTCCAATCAGGCGATTAAGGCCATCGCGATCGCCCGCGGATATCTTGCCCCATCCGGCATCGACATCATCTGTATCCCCGCGTTTGCCAGCATTCAAATCGACGGTGAAGAGCGGACCGCGATGAAGCTGATTGTGGAACCGAGATAA
- the pdeB gene encoding 2'3' and 3'5' cyclic nucleotide monophosphates phosphodiesterase involved in biofilm formation (Evidence 2a : Function from experimental evidences in other organisms; PubMedId : 19376879, 21856853, 24163345, 26904951, 26906740; Product type e : enzyme) gives MEILALGDVVGSIGCQFLRLHLPQLKKWKGIDLVIANGENSADGNGITPVSAEHLFASGVDVITTGNHAFRRRESYDLFDKTETLLRPANFPKCAPGRGVCIVDMGRFQAAVINLMGTAYLDSLDNPFDAADEILKDEDLPKVRLVDFHAEATGEKGAFAYYLDGRVSAVFGTHTHVQTADEQILPNGTAFLSDLGMTGPVRSILGVKPELVIEKMRTKMPVRFDIAGGDCHMDGALFSIDEKTGRAVSVERIQIK, from the coding sequence ATGGAAATCCTCGCCCTCGGGGACGTGGTCGGCAGCATCGGCTGCCAGTTTTTAAGGCTCCATCTCCCCCAGCTGAAAAAATGGAAAGGGATCGACCTGGTGATTGCGAACGGGGAAAATTCCGCGGATGGAAACGGCATCACCCCCGTTTCCGCGGAACACCTGTTCGCAAGCGGCGTCGACGTCATCACGACGGGCAACCACGCGTTCCGCCGCCGGGAAAGCTACGACCTGTTCGACAAAACGGAGACGCTGCTGCGCCCCGCGAACTTCCCGAAATGCGCGCCCGGGCGCGGCGTGTGCATCGTGGACATGGGTCGGTTCCAGGCGGCCGTCATCAACCTGATGGGCACCGCCTATCTGGACAGCCTGGACAACCCGTTCGATGCGGCCGACGAGATCCTGAAGGATGAAGATCTGCCGAAGGTGCGCCTGGTCGATTTTCACGCGGAGGCGACCGGCGAAAAAGGCGCGTTCGCCTATTATCTGGATGGCCGGGTCTCGGCCGTATTCGGCACCCACACGCATGTTCAGACCGCGGACGAGCAGATTCTGCCAAACGGAACGGCCTTCCTCTCCGACCTCGGCATGACGGGCCCGGTGCGCTCCATCCTGGGCGTAAAGCCCGAGCTTGTGATTGAAAAAATGCGCACCAAAATGCCCGTGCGGTTCGACATCGCCGGCGGCGACTGCCACATGGACGGCGCCCTGTTTTCCATCGATGAAAAAACCGGCAGGGCGGTGTCGGTGGAACGGATTCAGATAAAGTGA
- a CDS encoding conserved protein of unknown function (Evidence 4 : Unknown function but conserved in other organisms) yields MKQSGIMRKLDKQGRIVIPIEARRVLGWTNNTPIEISQFGRYILLHQQGDGKAAPVELRRESPVLKELTERLGERSDKDIFLVLDLLHRLAETAEGSDGKYINVC; encoded by the coding sequence GTGAAGCAAAGCGGAATCATGCGGAAACTGGATAAGCAAGGAAGAATCGTTATCCCGATCGAAGCAAGACGGGTATTAGGTTGGACAAATAACACCCCAATTGAAATCAGTCAGTTCGGGAGGTATATTCTTCTCCATCAGCAGGGAGACGGCAAAGCTGCGCCCGTTGAACTAAGACGGGAAAGCCCCGTTCTGAAGGAACTGACAGAGAGATTAGGTGAGCGATCGGATAAGGATATCTTCCTTGTATTGGATCTTCTACATCGCTTGGCAGAAACAGCCGAAGGGTCGGATGGCAAATACATCAATGTCTGTTAG
- a CDS encoding conserved membrane protein of unknown function (Evidence 4 : Unknown function but conserved in other organisms) → MKTAKLTIGIVSIVLALIVLFQSCAAGIGSAMANSSDTSGSMGVFVAVLLIVAGIVGIAARTSKGGTIAATIIYAIAGIVGVSANGMFKDLMVWGVIAFIFAAVFLISIFKQDYSKPETKQ, encoded by the coding sequence ATGAAAACAGCGAAACTTACCATTGGAATTGTGTCTATTGTATTAGCCTTAATTGTTCTATTTCAGTCCTGCGCTGCCGGGATTGGAAGCGCAATGGCCAATTCATCGGACACAAGCGGCAGTATGGGCGTATTTGTAGCAGTTTTACTTATTGTCGCCGGTATCGTCGGGATTGCGGCGCGGACATCCAAGGGGGGTACAATTGCGGCAACCATTATCTATGCGATTGCTGGGATCGTCGGAGTATCTGCAAACGGAATGTTTAAAGATTTGATGGTATGGGGCGTTATCGCTTTCATCTTTGCAGCAGTATTCCTGATTTCAATTTTCAAGCAGGATTATAGCAAACCAGAAACTAAACAGTAA
- a CDS encoding XRE family transcriptional regulator has protein sequence MSRTNSVLQRKEYGRIKLKLKEQLDRRGMTRNYLARRIDARFEVVDKWYHDQVEKIDADILARICYVLECRVEDIMEYTSSDE, from the coding sequence ATGAGTCGAACGAATTCCGTATTGCAGCGGAAAGAATACGGGCGGATCAAGCTCAAGCTGAAAGAACAATTGGACCGCCGGGGAATGACCAGAAATTATCTTGCCCGCAGGATCGACGCCCGATTTGAAGTAGTGGACAAGTGGTATCATGATCAGGTGGAAAAGATCGACGCCGATATCCTTGCCCGGATCTGCTATGTGCTCGAATGCCGGGTGGAAGATATCATGGAATATACGAGCTCCGATGAATGA
- a CDS encoding Site-specific integrase: MPKKRNAERADGRIAVQVYLGRVDGKRRYKTVYGQTQKEANKKAEQIKLAIGKGLDVTAERDTFGQWADCFLQTKAGVSYGQYTNYKGAVDWWKGELGSAQIGKLRAQDFQDSLDRYAGANPTTGRPTAKRTLNFRRSVARQIMQLAVNNRVIEYNPADAVEISSSAPQEHRRALTDEEQQWIVDTPHRARRAAMIMMYSGVRRGEMLALTWLDADLKNKTIRVDKSVARKNGHLVIKHMTKTEAGMRVIDIPQKLVDYLADERKKDFASGAAINKLIVANVHGGLMSDNGWRALWKSYMSTLNIRYGKRTLNDKKKMKKPGRQKFDMTIPPITAHWLRHTFATLLYLAGVDVLTAKDQLGHADIKTTLAIYTHLDKIYKRKSMAKLDDYLNPKKSGCKSNASQE; the protein is encoded by the coding sequence ATGCCTAAAAAGCGAAACGCAGAGCGCGCAGACGGGCGCATTGCCGTCCAGGTATATCTTGGCAGAGTAGACGGAAAGCGGCGGTACAAGACCGTCTATGGCCAAACTCAAAAGGAAGCGAATAAAAAGGCAGAACAAATTAAGCTCGCAATAGGGAAAGGGCTTGATGTAACCGCCGAGCGGGATACATTTGGCCAGTGGGCGGATTGCTTCCTCCAGACTAAGGCTGGAGTGTCATATGGCCAATACACAAATTATAAGGGCGCTGTCGATTGGTGGAAAGGCGAACTAGGCTCCGCGCAAATTGGGAAGCTTCGGGCGCAGGACTTTCAAGATTCTCTTGACCGGTACGCAGGAGCAAATCCGACGACTGGGAGGCCGACTGCAAAGCGCACTCTTAATTTTCGTAGATCCGTCGCTCGCCAGATTATGCAGCTTGCAGTTAATAATAGGGTAATTGAGTATAATCCCGCCGATGCAGTAGAAATATCCTCCAGCGCGCCGCAGGAGCATCGAAGAGCGCTAACCGATGAAGAGCAGCAATGGATTGTAGATACGCCGCATCGGGCGCGCAGGGCAGCAATGATCATGATGTATTCAGGGGTACGACGGGGAGAAATGCTTGCGCTGACATGGCTAGATGCGGACCTAAAAAATAAAACAATCCGGGTTGATAAAAGTGTTGCACGAAAAAACGGGCACCTCGTAATTAAGCATATGACTAAGACGGAGGCCGGGATGCGCGTGATTGATATCCCCCAAAAGCTGGTGGATTATCTAGCAGACGAGCGAAAAAAGGACTTTGCTTCCGGCGCCGCCATCAACAAACTCATAGTGGCAAACGTTCATGGCGGACTTATGAGTGATAATGGTTGGCGCGCACTTTGGAAAAGCTACATGTCCACTTTAAATATCAGATACGGGAAACGAACGCTCAACGACAAGAAAAAGATGAAAAAGCCCGGACGCCAAAAATTTGATATGACGATCCCTCCGATCACCGCCCACTGGCTCCGGCATACATTTGCAACGCTGTTGTACCTTGCAGGTGTGGACGTTTTGACCGCAAAAGATCAGCTGGGACATGCGGATATTAAAACGACCCTTGCAATTTATACCCATCTTGACAAAATTTATAAACGAAAATCAATGGCGAAATTGGATGACTATCTTAACCCAAAGAAATCAGGATGCAAGTCAAATGCAAGTCAGGAATAA
- the thrS gene encoding Threonine--tRNA ligase, giving the protein MVKVSLKNDVREFEAGTTVADIAKSLGAGLYRAACAGRLDGEVVDLRTPVTKDARVEILTFEDPEGKKAYWHTTSHIMAQAVQHLFPGAKMGIGPAVENGFYYDFDLPRTVTQEDLPKIEAEMKKIIKQNLPLERFLLSPQEAKKLMEEQNQPYKVELAEEHAGKGEQISFYRQGDYVDLCAGPHLLTTGGVKAVKLTAATAAYWRGDSKNKALQRIYGISFPKASELEEYLAKQEEAKKRDHNVLGRKLEYFTTVDYIGQGLPIMLPKGAKVLQILERFVEDTEEKRGYLLTKTPYMAKSDLYKISGHWDHYKEGMFVLGDEEKDKEVYALRPMTCPFQYQVFLNRPRSYRDLPMRLGETSTLFRNEDSGEMHGLIRLRQFTISEGHLICTPEQLEDEFRGCVELANYMLKTVGLDEDVSYRFSKWDPNDRAKYIGTKEQWDEAQGVMEKILNHLGISYTVGVGEAAFYGPKLDIQIRNVFGKEDTLITVQIDQMLAEKFGMEYVDRDGTRKHPYIIHRTSLGCYERTLALLIEKYAGALPMWLMSEQVRILPISDRFQQRADEVKARLEGAGLRVSCDRRSEKIGYKIREAQMEKIPYMLIIGDKEVETGLVSVRSRRDGDIGSMELSAFMEKAEEEVRTKAKN; this is encoded by the coding sequence ATGGTAAAAGTATCCTTGAAAAATGATGTCAGGGAGTTCGAAGCGGGAACCACGGTCGCCGACATCGCGAAATCCCTGGGCGCCGGCCTGTACCGGGCGGCGTGCGCGGGCCGCCTTGACGGCGAGGTCGTCGACCTGCGCACGCCGGTGACAAAGGACGCCCGGGTGGAGATCCTGACGTTCGAGGATCCGGAAGGGAAGAAGGCCTATTGGCACACCACTTCCCATATTATGGCCCAGGCGGTGCAGCATCTTTTCCCGGGCGCGAAAATGGGCATCGGCCCGGCCGTGGAGAACGGCTTCTATTACGATTTCGATCTGCCGAGGACCGTGACGCAGGAGGACCTGCCGAAGATCGAAGCCGAAATGAAGAAGATCATCAAACAGAACCTGCCGCTCGAGCGGTTCCTGCTTTCCCCGCAGGAGGCCAAAAAGCTGATGGAGGAGCAGAATCAGCCCTATAAGGTGGAGCTGGCGGAGGAGCACGCCGGAAAGGGCGAGCAAATCAGCTTTTACCGCCAGGGCGACTATGTGGATCTGTGCGCCGGACCGCACCTTCTGACGACGGGCGGCGTCAAGGCGGTCAAGCTGACCGCGGCGACGGCGGCCTACTGGCGCGGGGATTCCAAAAACAAGGCGCTTCAGCGCATTTACGGCATTTCGTTCCCGAAGGCTTCCGAGCTGGAGGAATACCTCGCAAAGCAGGAGGAAGCCAAAAAGCGGGACCACAACGTGCTCGGCAGAAAGCTCGAGTATTTCACGACGGTCGATTATATCGGCCAGGGGCTTCCGATCATGCTGCCCAAGGGTGCGAAGGTCCTCCAGATCCTGGAGCGCTTCGTAGAAGATACCGAGGAAAAGCGCGGCTATCTGCTGACCAAGACTCCGTATATGGCGAAGAGCGACCTCTATAAGATTTCCGGCCACTGGGACCATTACAAGGAAGGCATGTTCGTTCTGGGCGACGAGGAAAAGGACAAAGAGGTCTACGCGCTGCGCCCCATGACCTGCCCGTTCCAGTATCAGGTGTTCCTGAACCGCCCGCGCTCCTACCGCGACCTGCCGATGCGCCTGGGCGAGACCTCGACTTTGTTCCGCAACGAGGATTCCGGCGAAATGCACGGCCTGATCCGCCTGCGCCAGTTCACGATCTCCGAAGGCCACCTGATCTGCACGCCGGAGCAGCTCGAGGATGAGTTCCGGGGATGTGTGGAGCTTGCGAACTACATGCTGAAAACGGTCGGGCTCGACGAGGACGTCAGCTACCGCTTCTCGAAGTGGGACCCGAACGACCGCGCGAAGTATATCGGGACGAAGGAGCAGTGGGATGAGGCCCAGGGCGTCATGGAGAAAATCCTGAACCATCTGGGAATCTCCTATACCGTCGGGGTCGGCGAAGCCGCCTTCTACGGCCCGAAGCTCGACATCCAGATCCGCAACGTCTTCGGCAAGGAGGACACGCTGATCACGGTTCAGATCGACCAGATGCTCGCCGAAAAGTTCGGGATGGAGTACGTCGACCGCGACGGGACCAGAAAGCATCCGTATATCATCCACCGCACGTCGCTCGGCTGCTACGAGCGCACCCTGGCCCTTCTGATCGAAAAATACGCGGGCGCGCTGCCGATGTGGCTGATGTCCGAACAGGTCCGCATCCTGCCGATCAGCGACCGCTTCCAGCAGAGGGCGGACGAAGTCAAGGCCCGTCTGGAAGGCGCCGGCCTGCGGGTGAGCTGCGACAGGCGCAGCGAGAAGATCGGCTATAAGATCCGCGAGGCCCAGATGGAGAAGATCCCTTATATGCTCATCATCGGCGACAAAGAGGTCGAAACGGGCCTTGTATCCGTACGCAGCCGCCGCGACGGGGACATCGGCTCCATGGAGCTTTCCGCATTTATGGAAAAGGCAGAGGAAGAAGTCAGGACAAAGGCAAAGAACTAA
- a CDS encoding protein of unknown function (Evidence 5 : Unknown function): MIRLSQIKKIEKSVEKKALFSGPAAESARPRLKAGAAEKSKGYHLGARTERTELP, translated from the coding sequence GTGATACGATTAAGTCAAATCAAGAAAATAGAAAAAAGCGTTGAAAAGAAGGCCCTGTTTTCAGGCCCCGCAGCAGAGAGTGCCCGTCCCCGGCTGAAAGCGGGCGCGGCGGAGAAAAGCAAGGGCTACCATCTTGGAGCGCGCACCGAACGCACGGAGCTTCCGTGA
- a CDS encoding DNA-binding protein — MLNLKAEMVRHSITVPDIQKAIGCSEKTVRNKIEERTEFTLTEAFRIRELFFRDCPFEYLFKPDKKKSA, encoded by the coding sequence ATGCTCAACTTAAAAGCTGAAATGGTTCGGCACAGTATAACGGTTCCGGATATTCAAAAAGCGATTGGATGTTCTGAAAAGACAGTCCGCAACAAAATTGAAGAAAGAACTGAATTTACGTTGACCGAAGCGTTTCGAATTCGGGAATTGTTCTTTCGTGATTGCCCGTTCGAATATCTGTTTAAGCCTGACAAGAAAAAATCAGCATAG
- a CDS encoding HTH cro/C1-type domain-containing protein, which produces MIRKERYEIMNWLNAINWMKKNKGMTTDDISKYSGIPKGTLNKLFAGQTKDPQLSTIRAVVHALGYTLDDLYQDTNNQQFSENELTLINKYRLLTQTGQKAADESINILLKLEESIISGPQNTVPLRISEQSAAAGHGAYLGPESFQIIDVLDNDMTHRAGFAVPVSGDSMEPKYHDGDILLIVKEQVEMGEIGLFTLDGCGYVKKLGDGELISLNPEYEPIPLDDSIICNGKVVGTLPKEWIIEK; this is translated from the coding sequence ATGATAAGAAAAGAGAGGTACGAAATTATGAACTGGCTGAATGCGATTAATTGGATGAAAAAGAACAAAGGAATGACCACGGACGATATTTCAAAATATTCTGGAATACCGAAAGGCACGTTAAATAAATTGTTTGCTGGACAAACAAAAGACCCACAGCTTAGCACGATTCGTGCAGTAGTTCATGCGCTTGGATATACATTAGATGATCTTTATCAGGACACAAATAATCAGCAATTTTCAGAAAACGAATTAACCCTTATAAACAAATACCGCCTCCTGACCCAGACGGGCCAAAAGGCAGCGGATGAAAGTATTAATATTCTTTTGAAACTGGAAGAATCCATAATTTCGGGGCCACAAAATACAGTTCCGCTTCGTATTTCGGAACAGTCTGCGGCGGCAGGACATGGGGCATATCTCGGCCCAGAATCATTTCAGATCATCGACGTGCTGGACAATGATATGACACACCGTGCAGGATTTGCGGTACCGGTATCCGGAGATAGCATGGAACCAAAATATCATGACGGAGACATTCTTTTGATCGTCAAGGAACAGGTAGAGATGGGGGAGATTGGCCTTTTCACTTTGGACGGGTGCGGATATGTCAAAAAGCTCGGAGATGGAGAACTGATTTCACTGAATCCGGAATATGAGCCGATTCCTTTAGATGATTCAATTATCTGTAATGGAAAAGTGGTTGGAACATTGCCGAAAGAATGGATTATTGAGAAATAA
- the rny gene encoding endoribonuclease Y (Evidence 2a : Function from experimental evidences in other organisms; PubMedId : 12682299, 17005971, 19779461, 21803996, 21815947, 21862575, 22720735, 25402410, 26797123; Product type e : enzyme) has product MNVPLWLCIITALLSAVICGIIAFIAGVAHRKKIAEATIGSAEQEAKRIVGDAIKTAEAKKKEAILEGKDEIHRQRTESERELNDRRKEVQRQERRIQQKEETLDKKLENVEAKENTANNKNKKADERLAEAEAVKKSQFDILERISGFTVDQAKEYMLKNLEDELTHEKAVRVMEMEQQTREEAEKNAREIISLAIQRCAADHVSEATISVVPLPNDDMKGRIIGREGRNIRAIETMTGVDLIIDDTPEAITLSSFEPVRREVARIALEHLIADGRIHPARIEETIEKARREVDATIKQEGERAVIEAGVNGLHPELIKLLGRLRYRTSYGQNVLDHSLEVAYLSGIMASELGLDPTMARRAGLLHDIGKALDHEIEGSHVDIGVDVARKYKESDAVIHAIAAHHGDVEPKTVIACLVQAADAISAARPGARRENLENYIKRLEKLEAVASSFNGVERCYAIQAGREIRIMVKPDVIDDDHMVLLARQICEKIEQDLEYPGQIKVNIIRESRAIEYAK; this is encoded by the coding sequence TTGAATGTTCCCCTATGGTTATGTATCATAACGGCACTGCTCAGTGCCGTTATTTGCGGCATAATTGCTTTTATAGCCGGCGTCGCGCACCGCAAAAAAATTGCGGAGGCAACCATCGGCTCGGCAGAACAGGAAGCAAAACGAATTGTCGGAGACGCGATCAAAACGGCGGAAGCAAAAAAGAAAGAGGCGATTCTGGAGGGCAAGGATGAGATCCACCGCCAGAGAACCGAATCGGAGCGCGAGCTCAACGACCGCAGAAAAGAGGTTCAGCGCCAGGAGCGCCGGATCCAGCAGAAGGAAGAAACCCTTGACAAAAAGCTGGAAAATGTGGAAGCCAAGGAAAACACGGCAAACAACAAAAACAAGAAAGCGGACGAAAGGCTTGCGGAAGCCGAGGCTGTCAAAAAGAGCCAGTTCGATATTCTGGAACGGATTTCGGGCTTTACGGTGGACCAGGCCAAGGAATACATGCTGAAAAACCTGGAAGACGAGCTCACCCACGAAAAGGCCGTCAGGGTGATGGAAATGGAGCAGCAGACGCGCGAGGAAGCCGAGAAGAACGCCCGGGAGATCATCTCCCTTGCGATTCAGCGCTGCGCGGCCGACCATGTGTCCGAAGCGACGATTTCCGTCGTGCCGCTGCCGAACGACGACATGAAGGGCCGCATCATCGGCCGCGAGGGCCGCAACATCCGCGCCATCGAGACGATGACCGGCGTCGACCTGATTATCGACGACACGCCGGAAGCGATCACCCTGTCGAGCTTTGAGCCCGTCCGCCGCGAGGTGGCCCGCATCGCGCTGGAACACCTGATCGCCGACGGCAGGATCCACCCCGCGCGCATCGAGGAAACCATCGAAAAGGCCCGCCGCGAAGTGGATGCCACGATCAAGCAGGAGGGCGAACGCGCCGTGATCGAAGCCGGCGTGAACGGCCTGCATCCGGAACTGATCAAACTGCTGGGACGTTTGCGTTACCGCACCAGCTACGGTCAGAATGTTCTGGATCACTCGCTGGAAGTGGCCTATCTGTCCGGCATCATGGCCTCGGAGCTGGGGCTCGACCCCACCATGGCCCGGCGCGCCGGCCTGCTGCACGATATCGGCAAGGCGCTCGACCATGAAATCGAGGGCTCGCACGTCGACATCGGCGTCGACGTGGCGCGAAAGTACAAGGAAAGCGACGCGGTCATCCACGCGATCGCGGCCCATCACGGCGACGTGGAGCCCAAAACCGTCATCGCCTGCCTGGTGCAGGCCGCGGACGCCATCTCCGCCGCAAGGCCCGGGGCGCGCCGCGAAAACCTGGAAAACTACATCAAGCGCCTGGAAAAGCTGGAGGCGGTCGCCTCCTCGTTCAACGGTGTGGAGCGCTGCTATGCCATTCAGGCGGGCCGCGAAATCCGCATCATGGTAAAGCCCGACGTGATCGACGACGACCACATGGTCCTTCTCGCGCGCCAGATCTGCGAAAAGATCGAGCAGGATCTGGAATATCCCGGCCAGATCAAGGTCAACATCATCCGGGAAAGCCGCGCGATCGAATATGCAAAATAG